The Paenibacillus sp. FSL R7-0204 genome includes a region encoding these proteins:
- a CDS encoding zinc ribbon domain-containing protein YjdM, translating to MNELPNCPQCSSVYTYEDGALLVCPECGHEWSLDAGSASGEEEKVVKDANGNVLADGDTVTVIKDLKVKGSSSVLKIGTKVKNIRLVDGDHDIDCKIDGFGAMKLKSEFVRKA from the coding sequence ATGAATGAATTGCCAAATTGCCCGCAGTGCAGCTCTGTGTACACCTATGAGGACGGAGCGCTTCTGGTTTGCCCGGAATGCGGACATGAGTGGTCTTTGGATGCAGGAAGTGCAAGCGGTGAAGAAGAGAAGGTAGTTAAGGATGCTAACGGAAATGTACTGGCTGACGGGGACACCGTAACGGTGATTAAGGATCTCAAGGTCAAAGGCAGCTCGTCCGTTCTGAAGATAGGCACCAAGGTGAAGAATATCCGGCTGGTGGATGGTGACCATGATATCGACTGCAAAATCGACGGGTTCGGCGCAATGAAGCTGAAATCGGAGTTTGTGCGCAAGGCATAG
- a CDS encoding C40 family peptidase: MTTRTTMLLSLLGLALLLPERVHADAAPSPQPISIYLDGQRLQPETRPLNISGTVLVPMRGLFEAQGAELSWNNASKTVTAVKGGTALTYTLGSSTALLNGKTTQLTVPGQLSQGYSMIPLRFVSEALGSQVSWEPASGSVLISSAAAYETTVTWGVNLRSTPEAGSSATSQSLLPAGSKVHVIREVDALWLEVRTADHVRGYVSSKPKFTDYRSPSLLQKQGEAVINEGRKYLNTPYEFGASPEQTDTFDCSSFVKRVFGDTLGIELPRVSYDQAQEGRKISLDELRTGDLLFFTARGLDVGHVAIYAGNNRILHTYSKEQGVHMEDFSSKWKQRFVTARRIL, translated from the coding sequence ATGACAACAAGAACGACTATGCTGCTGTCTCTGCTTGGACTGGCCCTGTTATTGCCAGAGCGCGTCCATGCAGATGCAGCCCCTTCACCCCAGCCCATCTCCATCTACCTGGACGGGCAGCGGCTCCAGCCGGAGACCCGGCCGCTGAACATCAGCGGTACTGTACTGGTTCCCATGCGCGGCTTGTTCGAAGCCCAGGGGGCTGAGCTCTCCTGGAACAATGCAAGCAAGACCGTAACCGCCGTCAAAGGCGGCACTGCACTTACCTATACCTTAGGCTCGTCCACAGCTCTGCTGAACGGGAAGACCACCCAGCTGACTGTACCGGGACAACTGTCGCAAGGCTACAGTATGATTCCTCTGCGCTTCGTCAGTGAAGCACTGGGCAGCCAGGTGAGCTGGGAGCCGGCCTCGGGCTCCGTTCTTATCTCCTCGGCGGCCGCCTACGAGACCACGGTCACCTGGGGGGTCAACCTGCGCAGCACCCCGGAAGCCGGGAGCAGCGCCACTAGCCAGAGCCTGCTGCCCGCCGGAAGCAAGGTCCATGTTATCCGTGAGGTTGATGCCCTCTGGCTGGAGGTGCGGACCGCAGATCATGTGAGAGGATATGTATCTTCCAAGCCGAAATTCACGGATTACAGAAGCCCCTCGCTGCTCCAGAAGCAGGGAGAGGCAGTGATTAACGAGGGCCGGAAATACCTGAATACCCCTTATGAATTCGGCGCTTCTCCTGAGCAGACGGATACGTTCGACTGTTCTTCTTTTGTGAAGCGTGTGTTCGGAGATACGCTTGGGATTGAGCTTCCCCGCGTCTCCTATGATCAGGCGCAGGAAGGCCGAAAGATTAGCCTGGACGAGCTGCGCACCGGAGATCTGCTGTTCTTCACCGCCAGAGGTCTCGACGTCGGACATGTAGCCATCTATGCCGGAAATAACCGGATACTGCATACCTACTCCAAGGAGCAGGGTGTACATATGGAGGATTTCAGCAGCAAGTGGAAGCAGCGGTTTGTTACCGCGCGGCGGATTCTATAA
- a CDS encoding GNAT family N-acetyltransferase, producing the protein MIRLEAVTNPLSPESLTIQASILNSQPEFNLMVEHKSYLEPLELQAENRKNLAMGEKMLYIKFRDRVAGLLTYLPDYGPDHYPWIGLLVIHRQYSRQGLGKAAVHELERRFQQQGAQAVRLAVQLENKAGELFWTLNGYGRIRGAVDNHGNQVNVYGKQFG; encoded by the coding sequence ATGATCCGGTTAGAAGCTGTTACCAACCCGCTGTCTCCAGAGAGTCTCACTATCCAAGCCTCTATCTTAAATTCACAGCCTGAATTCAATCTGATGGTAGAGCATAAGTCTTACCTTGAACCGCTGGAGCTGCAAGCAGAGAACCGTAAGAACCTCGCCATGGGTGAGAAAATGCTGTACATCAAGTTCCGTGATCGCGTCGCCGGCCTGCTCACTTATCTCCCAGACTACGGCCCGGATCACTATCCCTGGATTGGCCTCCTTGTGATTCACCGGCAGTATAGCCGGCAAGGGTTAGGGAAGGCTGCTGTGCATGAACTAGAGAGAAGATTCCAGCAACAGGGTGCACAAGCTGTCAGACTGGCTGTCCAACTCGAGAATAAGGCCGGTGAGCTGTTTTGGACTCTGAACGGATATGGCCGGATCAGAGGTGCCGTCGATAACCATGGTAACCAGGTGAATGTCTACGGGAAGCAGTTTGGATGA
- a CDS encoding copper amine oxidase N-terminal domain-containing protein yields the protein MKMKKLVVPMLSLTLMVPALAGAEAAPAATMMKASVNTPAAELRAGLDYLLSEHFTLAVTAMTKAYDGTKDAAAAYQALDQNALDMQPAIASLYGDAGAAEFERIFRAHNKYTDDLVKATKNKDTAAVKAAEDKVSGFVDEFGNFLGTATEGKLPAAAAKQVIRSHENHVQEVFEDYATGDYKGAYEAYRKGYAEMFGISKALSSAITTQMPAKFENTKADTKAADLRSALNQLAGEHFALSVLQMQEQYDGRAASNALIAAEAMNTADFKAAIASIYGADGAAAFEKIWVTNHVNAQADFVTAVKNNDAAAKAAVEARIAGFTTEFAAFLDSATAGNLPKSAGQSALTTHENQVQQVLTQYAAGNNDASYKTNREGYKTMFGVGQALGNAIVTQFNDKFQDAAAPAPATPADPASMMKVWMKVGSGVLNINGQVTQMDTKPFIWSGMTYIPLRYLSEGIGAEVKWDKQAQQVTITAGNDTLVFWMNKDFMEVNGMRKSVGAKVFVNDDNRTVVPLRFITELLGWNVQWGNADQSITLTKSM from the coding sequence ATGAAGATGAAGAAGCTAGTCGTTCCCATGTTAAGCTTGACCCTAATGGTACCTGCGCTGGCAGGTGCGGAGGCAGCTCCGGCAGCCACAATGATGAAGGCTTCGGTGAATACACCGGCAGCCGAGCTGAGAGCGGGCCTGGATTATTTGCTCTCCGAGCATTTCACCCTTGCCGTAACCGCAATGACGAAGGCCTATGACGGTACCAAGGATGCGGCAGCAGCTTACCAGGCGCTTGATCAGAATGCACTCGATATGCAGCCCGCCATTGCTTCACTGTACGGCGATGCAGGCGCGGCAGAATTTGAACGGATTTTCCGTGCACATAACAAGTACACCGACGATCTGGTGAAGGCGACGAAGAACAAGGACACCGCAGCCGTCAAAGCTGCAGAAGATAAAGTAAGCGGCTTTGTAGACGAATTCGGGAATTTCCTCGGCACAGCAACAGAGGGCAAGCTTCCGGCAGCAGCCGCGAAGCAGGTTATCCGCAGTCATGAGAACCATGTCCAGGAAGTGTTCGAGGATTATGCAACCGGTGATTACAAGGGCGCGTATGAAGCCTACCGTAAGGGGTATGCTGAGATGTTTGGCATCAGCAAGGCCTTGTCCAGTGCGATTACCACGCAAATGCCTGCTAAATTCGAGAATACCAAGGCAGATACCAAGGCTGCTGATCTGAGATCCGCACTCAACCAGTTAGCGGGTGAACACTTCGCCTTGTCCGTCCTGCAAATGCAGGAGCAATATGACGGAAGAGCGGCTTCCAATGCGCTGATTGCAGCCGAAGCTATGAATACGGCAGACTTCAAGGCAGCAATTGCTTCTATCTATGGTGCAGACGGGGCAGCGGCCTTCGAGAAGATCTGGGTCACGAATCATGTGAATGCCCAGGCTGATTTCGTAACGGCAGTGAAGAACAATGATGCAGCGGCAAAAGCGGCAGTTGAAGCGCGTATCGCCGGCTTCACCACTGAATTCGCAGCCTTCCTTGATTCGGCTACAGCAGGCAATCTGCCGAAGTCGGCGGGGCAATCCGCACTGACCACACACGAGAATCAGGTACAGCAGGTGCTTACGCAATATGCAGCGGGCAACAATGACGCTTCTTACAAGACGAACCGCGAGGGCTACAAAACGATGTTCGGGGTAGGCCAAGCGCTGGGCAATGCGATTGTTACACAGTTCAACGACAAGTTCCAGGATGCAGCAGCACCCGCACCTGCAACACCAGCAGATCCTGCTTCCATGATGAAAGTCTGGATGAAGGTCGGCAGCGGCGTCCTGAACATTAACGGACAAGTAACTCAAATGGATACCAAGCCGTTCATCTGGAGCGGAATGACCTACATCCCGCTTCGTTATCTGAGTGAAGGCATCGGGGCAGAGGTGAAATGGGACAAACAAGCTCAACAGGTTACGATTACAGCAGGCAACGACACCCTGGTATTCTGGATGAACAAAGACTTCATGGAAGTCAACGGCATGAGAAAATCCGTCGGCGCCAAAGTCTTTGTGAACGACGACAACAGAACCGTAGTTCCCCTTCGTTTCATCACCGAATTGCTGGGCTGGAACGTACAATGGGGCAACGCCGATCAGTCTATTACGTTGACTAAGAGCATGTGA
- a CDS encoding MarR family winged helix-turn-helix transcriptional regulator yields MDNNHLFQKFIAFTTAVHQITNDISKDVNSDGLTPLQYKIVEYIAVSQPVTLSEISDCMNMSMPNTSRELKKLSEKGLCTRITDPADRRRQGITLSAAGEALMNEAFSQIAVRFEQRIAGLSAEERKETERALDLLHKKVFY; encoded by the coding sequence ATGGACAACAACCATCTTTTTCAAAAATTCATTGCCTTCACCACTGCCGTCCATCAAATAACGAATGATATTTCCAAAGATGTGAACTCAGACGGCTTAACGCCGCTGCAATATAAGATTGTCGAATACATCGCCGTCAGCCAGCCTGTTACGCTCAGCGAGATCAGCGACTGCATGAACATGTCGATGCCCAATACGAGCCGGGAGCTGAAGAAGCTCAGCGAAAAAGGGCTATGTACCCGCATCACCGACCCCGCTGACCGCCGCAGGCAGGGAATTACGCTCTCCGCCGCAGGCGAGGCGTTGATGAATGAGGCGTTCTCGCAGATAGCCGTGCGGTTCGAGCAGCGCATCGCCGGCCTGAGCGCTGAGGAACGCAAAGAGACCGAGCGGGCGCTCGATCTCTTGCACAAGAAAGTATTTTATTGA
- a CDS encoding SDR family oxidoreductase — MTIALTGATGKFGSIVAETLLKTVSAENIVASVRNPEKAEALKARGVDVRHGDFDQPETLDTAFAGVERLLIVSADGDNDTRIRQHKAAVDAAVRAGVGFIVYTSVGDADNSSLFLAPVHRATEEFIRESGIPYAFLRNNWYLENEVGSIQAVKAGAPWLTSAEDGKVGWALRSDYAEAAAAVLAGESRESVIYELSGTPLTQAELAAVVGEVLGQEVAVQQVDDTAYAKIMAGAGVPEAALPIVVAIQAAIRDGALNIESGDLAKLLNRPLTPLSEGVRALLA, encoded by the coding sequence ATGACAATCGCATTAACAGGAGCAACAGGCAAATTTGGTTCCATCGTAGCAGAGACTCTGCTGAAGACCGTATCCGCTGAGAATATTGTAGCCAGTGTCAGAAACCCGGAGAAGGCAGAAGCCCTGAAGGCGCGCGGCGTCGATGTCCGTCATGGTGATTTCGATCAGCCGGAGACGCTGGATACCGCTTTTGCCGGAGTGGAGCGCCTGCTGATCGTCTCGGCTGACGGCGACAATGACACACGTATCCGCCAGCATAAGGCAGCTGTAGACGCCGCTGTCCGTGCTGGTGTAGGCTTCATCGTCTACACCAGTGTAGGCGATGCGGATAACAGCTCCCTGTTCCTGGCGCCGGTACACCGTGCGACAGAAGAGTTCATCCGTGAATCCGGCATTCCGTATGCTTTCCTGCGCAATAACTGGTATCTGGAGAACGAAGTCGGCTCCATTCAGGCCGTGAAGGCCGGCGCTCCTTGGCTGACCTCAGCCGAAGACGGCAAGGTCGGCTGGGCATTGCGCAGCGACTATGCTGAAGCGGCTGCTGCTGTTCTGGCTGGAGAGAGCCGTGAGAGTGTCATCTACGAATTGTCCGGCACTCCGCTTACCCAGGCAGAGCTGGCAGCGGTGGTCGGTGAGGTTCTAGGCCAGGAGGTGGCCGTGCAGCAGGTGGATGACACCGCCTATGCGAAGATTATGGCAGGTGCAGGTGTGCCGGAAGCGGCGCTGCCGATCGTCGTTGCCATTCAGGCAGCCATCCGTGATGGCGCGCTGAATATCGAGAGCGGCGATCTTGCGAAGCTGCTGAACCGTCCGCTTACCCCGCTGAGTGAAGGTGTTCGCGCATTGCTGGCGTAA
- a CDS encoding phosphotransferase family protein — MIENIIRGLEARYACRLERLTGGYTNLTYLMAGAEPPLVAKITNLSNEDTLNEVQVMRLVQGSCDTPVVHEVAEMDGMRIIIMDCMQGGNAQSILDARDWIRAERIYSRMGQLLAAQIHSRPYQPQETEIRLSNRSALGQVIQKLEFVPAALGRQSLHFLSAAEAGELPWVLTHGDYGVHNLLCEADDILHVLDWEWAEWGSPLNDVAWVCWFTKHHYPVQSVLLNTAFMQGYLSVNPLSFTPQQMKAASLYRVWNILHRLQIAPKEVQREWVRRLEWTLDEDFAELHGIS, encoded by the coding sequence ATGATTGAGAACATCATCAGAGGTCTGGAAGCAAGATATGCCTGCCGGCTGGAACGGCTGACAGGGGGATATACGAATCTCACCTATCTGATGGCGGGGGCGGAGCCGCCGCTTGTAGCCAAAATAACAAATCTGTCCAATGAAGATACGCTCAATGAGGTTCAGGTCATGCGGCTGGTACAGGGAAGCTGTGATACCCCGGTGGTCCATGAGGTGGCAGAGATGGACGGAATGCGCATCATCATCATGGACTGCATGCAGGGCGGGAACGCCCAATCGATTCTGGATGCCAGGGACTGGATAAGAGCTGAGCGGATCTACAGCAGAATGGGGCAGCTGCTGGCTGCCCAGATTCATTCCCGCCCTTATCAGCCGCAAGAGACAGAGATCCGGCTCAGCAACAGGTCTGCACTGGGTCAGGTGATTCAGAAGCTGGAATTCGTTCCCGCCGCTCTCGGCAGGCAGTCGCTTCACTTTCTGTCTGCGGCGGAGGCCGGGGAGCTTCCGTGGGTCCTGACCCATGGCGATTACGGAGTACATAATCTGCTCTGTGAAGCCGATGATATACTGCATGTGCTGGACTGGGAATGGGCGGAATGGGGCAGCCCGCTGAATGATGTAGCCTGGGTCTGCTGGTTCACGAAGCACCATTATCCCGTACAATCCGTGCTGCTTAACACGGCCTTCATGCAGGGCTATCTGTCTGTTAACCCGTTATCTTTCACACCGCAGCAGATGAAGGCGGCGAGTCTGTACAGGGTATGGAATATCCTGCACCGCCTGCAGATAGCGCCTAAGGAAGTGCAGCGTGAATGGGTCAGACGTCTCGAATGGACACTGGATGAGGACTTCGCAGAGCTGCACGGAATTAGCTGA
- a CDS encoding diacylglycerol/lipid kinase family protein yields MQQAMVIMNPSSGKAEARDYIRAAEEVLQGAGYQVTVQETAGEGDATAFCLQACAECYDLVVAIGGDGTLHETMNGLTDQQHRPTLGIVPMGTVNDFARALQIPLVPEEAIQSLASPRTRRVDMGRMNDRLFVNVVAAGSLAGSLSSVSSEDKSRLGFLAYLKEGIKELASNTAHTLTITHDGEIWEGSSPLFIAALTNSVGGFEKLAPAAAVDDGLLHCFIVKDLHLLNSVTVSISLLLGNLRNHKDVIYFTAKEVSVRSTEPVQTNVDGEQGPPLPIRLSTIPRHIQVVVPED; encoded by the coding sequence ATGCAGCAGGCCATGGTCATCATGAACCCGTCGTCCGGCAAGGCAGAGGCGCGGGATTATATCAGAGCAGCGGAAGAGGTGCTGCAAGGTGCAGGATATCAGGTTACCGTCCAGGAGACCGCAGGAGAAGGAGATGCAACCGCCTTCTGCCTCCAGGCCTGCGCCGAGTGCTATGATCTGGTGGTTGCCATTGGAGGAGACGGAACGCTCCATGAGACGATGAACGGCCTCACAGATCAGCAGCACCGCCCTACACTTGGCATTGTTCCAATGGGCACCGTCAATGATTTCGCCCGCGCGCTACAGATTCCGCTTGTTCCTGAAGAGGCAATCCAGAGTCTGGCTTCGCCCCGGACCCGAAGAGTCGATATGGGCCGGATGAATGACCGGCTGTTCGTCAATGTGGTGGCCGCAGGCTCTCTGGCAGGCTCCCTCTCCTCGGTCAGCTCCGAAGACAAGAGCCGGCTCGGGTTCCTTGCTTATCTAAAAGAGGGCATTAAGGAGCTGGCCAGCAATACTGCACATACCCTGACGATTACTCACGACGGGGAGATCTGGGAAGGCTCCTCCCCGCTGTTCATTGCTGCGCTGACGAATTCCGTCGGCGGCTTCGAGAAGCTTGCCCCTGCTGCCGCTGTAGATGACGGCCTGCTCCATTGCTTCATCGTCAAGGACCTGCACCTGCTGAATTCCGTTACGGTCAGCATCTCCCTGCTGCTCGGCAATCTGCGGAATCATAAGGATGTCATCTACTTCACAGCCAAGGAGGTCTCCGTCCGCTCCACCGAGCCGGTACAGACGAATGTGGACGGCGAGCAAGGTCCACCGCTGCCGATTCGCTTAAGCACCATTCCGCGCCACATTCAGGTCGTGGTGCCGGAGGACTGA
- a CDS encoding DinB family protein: MVHAKDVLADQLLAGANDPSWHLPYMQATEEVAEEEAFWKPGQGLFSIAELTAHLLYWNEAWQTRYREGHMDAVPPVGDNHLSFMLPADTSFGELRGRLVDTMLAWQDLLSEEGLENQVNGFPEPAAWWELISNAATHNAYHIGQIVLLHKLYTLAK, from the coding sequence CGCCAAGGATGTGCTGGCTGATCAATTGCTGGCTGGCGCCAATGACCCAAGCTGGCATCTGCCGTATATGCAGGCAACAGAGGAGGTCGCCGAGGAAGAAGCTTTCTGGAAACCCGGCCAAGGGCTGTTCAGCATTGCCGAGCTTACCGCTCATCTGTTGTACTGGAATGAAGCCTGGCAGACCCGGTACCGGGAGGGGCATATGGATGCCGTGCCTCCGGTGGGGGATAATCACCTGAGCTTCATGCTTCCTGCGGATACTTCCTTCGGTGAGCTCCGCGGCAGACTGGTGGACACAATGCTGGCCTGGCAGGACCTGTTGTCCGAGGAAGGGCTGGAGAACCAGGTGAACGGGTTCCCGGAGCCCGCGGCATGGTGGGAGCTCATCAGTAATGCGGCGACACATAATGCCTATCATATCGGCCAGATCGTATTGCTGCATAAGCTGTACACCCTGGCCAAGTAA
- a CDS encoding catalase family peroxidase — protein sequence MNESESEHSSSQPAADTGENTALAAEAVDAIEKLSGVHPGYRRAHAAGVCCRGFFRPSGLGKEFTEAEHLQEQQVNAIIRFSGSSTDPALADLLSPAKGMAVQFILPDGEVTNLLGVTVPVFFARTPESFIDIVRMAHRLRTGTLGPIELMKEIVSHFSESKEALFAVRRLKPPASYAECHYYCIHAYVLVNAEGRQQSVRFEWVPETGVRTLTLEEAAQQPDRYLEDELELRFKDEPAIFQLVAVLGEEGDATDDPTRAWPEERRRIDLGRLHISEICPDPKYLLMDPTILTPGMLLSDDPILKFRSAAYAESYGRRIEGR from the coding sequence ATGAATGAATCGGAATCGGAGCACAGCAGCAGCCAGCCTGCCGCAGACACCGGGGAGAATACAGCGCTTGCCGCCGAGGCAGTAGACGCGATCGAGAAACTGTCCGGTGTCCATCCCGGATACCGGCGTGCCCATGCGGCGGGAGTCTGCTGCCGCGGCTTTTTCCGTCCGAGCGGACTGGGGAAGGAGTTCACGGAAGCGGAACACCTTCAGGAGCAGCAGGTGAATGCCATTATCCGCTTCTCGGGCAGCTCCACCGATCCGGCACTGGCGGATCTGCTCTCCCCTGCCAAGGGGATGGCTGTCCAGTTCATCCTGCCGGATGGCGAGGTTACGAATCTGCTTGGAGTGACCGTCCCTGTCTTTTTTGCGCGGACCCCGGAGTCCTTCATCGACATTGTGCGTATGGCCCACCGGCTGCGGACCGGGACACTCGGACCGATTGAGCTGATGAAGGAAATTGTCAGCCATTTCAGCGAGAGCAAGGAGGCCCTGTTCGCTGTGCGGCGGCTGAAGCCTCCTGCCAGCTACGCCGAATGTCATTACTACTGCATCCATGCTTATGTGCTGGTCAATGCAGAGGGCAGGCAGCAGTCTGTCCGGTTCGAGTGGGTTCCCGAGACGGGCGTACGCACACTGACGCTGGAAGAGGCTGCGCAGCAGCCGGACCGCTATCTGGAGGATGAGCTGGAGCTGCGCTTCAAGGATGAGCCGGCCATCTTCCAGCTGGTCGCTGTTCTCGGGGAGGAAGGCGATGCTACGGACGATCCCACGCGTGCCTGGCCCGAAGAGCGCCGCAGAATCGATCTCGGACGGCTGCATATTTCAGAGATCTGCCCCGATCCGAAATATCTGCTCATGGACCCTACGATCCTTACACCCGGCATGCTCCTCTCGGATGACCCGATTCTCAAGTTCCGCAGCGCGGCCTACGCCGAATCTTATGGACGGCGGATCGAAGGAAGATAG
- a CDS encoding NAD(P)H-dependent oxidoreductase — protein MNTLVIYTHPNHKSLSYAFLEEVLRGSKENAKITEVKVLDLYEAGFDPVLVFNENRRRRDMYREPELAAYREQLLWADQIVLVYPIWWGRPPAMLMGYIDRMFASGFAYRDKGGLLPEGLLKGKSVICISSMKGPTHYPLLWLGNSHKILMRKALFNYVGIRKVKFFEFGNMESKKGKHSKKLEQIYRYFKTVG, from the coding sequence ATGAATACACTTGTAATCTACACCCATCCGAACCATAAGAGCCTGAGCTACGCCTTCCTGGAGGAAGTGCTGCGGGGCAGTAAGGAGAATGCCAAGATTACGGAAGTCAAGGTGCTTGATCTGTATGAGGCCGGATTCGATCCGGTCCTGGTGTTCAATGAGAATCGGCGCAGACGGGATATGTACCGGGAACCGGAGCTGGCAGCGTACAGGGAGCAGCTGCTGTGGGCCGATCAGATCGTTCTGGTCTATCCCATCTGGTGGGGACGCCCTCCGGCGATGCTGATGGGCTACATTGACCGGATGTTTGCATCGGGCTTCGCCTACCGGGATAAGGGCGGACTTTTGCCGGAGGGGCTGCTCAAGGGGAAGAGCGTGATCTGCATTTCCAGCATGAAGGGGCCGACCCACTACCCGCTGCTGTGGCTGGGGAACTCGCATAAGATACTGATGCGCAAAGCTCTGTTCAACTACGTGGGCATCCGTAAGGTGAAGTTCTTCGAATTCGGTAACATGGAGAGCAAGAAGGGGAAGCATAGCAAGAAGCTGGAGCAGATCTACCGCTATTTCAAGACAGTGGGGTGA
- a CDS encoding DUF3021 family protein — MKRSEVAKDIIRDFLVIFASIIIIITVLRQIFMPELAFDLISIYTIMGFSLLGALTGLMLYAPDGMSERAMRVRIVIHFLLLELLLITLASLIGAVASVSAALLFALQIAVVYAIVRLLSYEKDKKEAELINERLKAVKQDIRE; from the coding sequence ATGAAGCGTTCTGAGGTTGCCAAAGACATCATCCGTGATTTTCTGGTTATCTTCGCATCCATCATCATAATCATTACGGTGCTGCGGCAGATTTTTATGCCGGAACTCGCCTTTGACCTGATATCCATCTATACGATCATGGGCTTCTCCCTGCTTGGGGCATTGACAGGCTTGATGTTGTACGCTCCTGACGGGATGAGTGAGCGGGCGATGCGTGTGAGAATCGTGATTCATTTTCTCCTGCTGGAGCTTCTGTTGATTACCCTTGCCAGCCTGATTGGAGCTGTGGCCAGTGTGTCCGCTGCACTGCTGTTTGCCCTGCAAATCGCTGTAGTCTATGCCATTGTCCGTCTGCTGTCCTATGAGAAGGATAAGAAGGAAGCGGAGCTGATTAATGAGCGGCTGAAGGCGGTGAAGCAGGACATCCGAGAGTAA
- a CDS encoding LytTR family DNA-binding domain-containing protein, producing the protein MLLGVQEERVSRIKLSDVYYFEAVDGKVFVYSENQVHEVKQKLYELEELCRDKNCFRASKSTILNIAKIESVRPSLSGRFTALLDNGERVVISRQYVPVLKQRLGL; encoded by the coding sequence GTGCTCCTGGGAGTCCAGGAAGAGCGGGTCAGCCGCATCAAGCTCAGTGACGTCTATTATTTCGAAGCCGTGGACGGCAAAGTGTTTGTCTACAGCGAGAACCAGGTGCATGAAGTGAAGCAGAAGCTGTATGAGCTGGAGGAGCTGTGCCGGGACAAGAACTGTTTTCGTGCCTCCAAATCCACGATTCTGAATATCGCCAAGATCGAAAGTGTGCGTCCATCCCTCAGCGGCAGGTTCACAGCACTGCTTGATAATGGGGAACGTGTAGTCATTTCAAGACAGTATGTGCCCGTACTGAAGCAAAGACTTGGATTATAA